One Pleuronectes platessa chromosome 20, fPlePla1.1, whole genome shotgun sequence DNA window includes the following coding sequences:
- the LOC128426209 gene encoding uncharacterized protein LOC128426209, translated as MERCKMSVLSWTNWDHVVIHGCTMVLAAISQVVADIFFSLARDGNVPNALFETSSRNVSETFPLEVTMDRWSDIYWIMIDFWSIAWLVYSVVSLFKRNVLGPQSCNPEIHPPEFYLLWTIINTVRMCSMCLWDSHDFFGVVFLRWIIPVLSFYMLYMSYSNLDTHKSWLAINNPSVILWTRYLTQNGLAVFAWWSLVDAVVGLGIVFKYNVHLPDPMVSTAVLTVISVCTITWFLLESFVLTKYLRHTFSVYPLLILSLGAMFTRSYRIHDLSANTIYCGFLMLLMTILSLIHLISSCLYEDKSRKPPASETWEKSEACVTVCKPVGPTMKHKV; from the exons ATGGAGAGGTGCAAGATGTCTGTCCTCTCTTGGACAAACTGGGACCATGTAGTGATACATGGGTGCACCATGGTCCTGGCTGCCATCAGTCAGGTGGTCGCTGACATCTTCTTCAGTCTGGCGAGGGACGGCAACGTGCCCAACG CTCTGTTTGAGACCTCGTCCAGGAATGTGTCTGAGACCTTCCCCCTGGAGGTGACCATGGACAGGTGGTCCGACATCTACTGGATCATGATTGACTTCTGGTCGATTGCGTGGCTCGTGTACTCTGTGGTCAGCCTGTTCAAAAG aaacGTCCTCGGTCCTCAGTCTTGCAATCCTGAAATCCACCCTCCAGAGTTTTACCTGTTGTGGACCATCATAAATACTGTGAGAATGTGCAGCATGTGTCTGTGGGACAGCCA CGATTTCTTTGGAGTTGTTTTCCTCAGATGGATCATCCCCGTCCTCAGCTTCTACATGCTCTACATGTCCTACTCCAACCTCGACACGCACAAGTCCTGGCTCGCCATCAACAACCCCAGTGTGATCCTGTGGACACGCTACCTG ACCCAGAACGGGCTGGCAGTGTTTGCCTGGTGGTCTCTCGTGGATGCTGTGGTGGGTCTGGGCATAGTGTTCAAGTATAACGTCCACTTGCCGGACCCTATGGTCAGCACCGCCGTCCTCACCGTGATCTCTGTGTGCACTATAACCTG GTTCCTACTGGAGAGCTTCGTGTTGACCAAATACTTGCGGCACACGTTCAGCGTTTACCCGCTCCTCATCCTGAGCCTGGGTGCAATGTTCACCAGGAGCTACCGGATCCACGACCTCTCTGCCAACACGATCTACTGCG GGTTTCTCATGCTCCTGATGACCATCTTGAGTCTCATCCATTTGATCTCCTCGTGTTTGTACGAGGACAAGTCGAGGAAACCTCCTGCGTCAGAGACCTGGGAGAAATCTGAGGCCTGTGTGACGGTGTGCAAACCAGTGggccccaccatgaagcacaaagTCTGA